In Thermothelomyces thermophilus ATCC 42464 chromosome 5, complete sequence, the sequence ACCGCTGCTCCGGGTCGGCGACCGACTGGTTGATGTAGTGCCACGTATCGCAGCCCTCGTGGTCGTGCCCGTTGAGGATGATGCCcggccggccgcggccgcgaccCGCCGCCTTGACGTCGCCCGACATACCCAGGATGCCCTCGAGGAAGCCCTTGCTGGCGGGGACGCTCAGCTGGTTCTGCTCCCGGAGGCTGCCGTCGTGCTGGTGAAAATCAAAGAAGGGGTCGTCGACGCAGACGCCCACGGGCTTGTACAGGGGGATGTGGGTGAGGATGACGGTGAAGTGGCCCTTGAactcgacggcggcggatGTGCTGATGACCTTGTTGACGAAGGCGTACGTTTCGTCCTGCAGCTTGGTCGAGATGACGGGGGTGTCGAGGTTCATGTCGTTGAGCACGATGATGCGCAGCTCGGGGACCAGGCGGGTCGAGCTCGGGTCGGCGTCAAAGTTGGTCCCGGCCAGGGACGCGTTCGTGAGGGGCAGCTCGAAGCGGAGCTCGTAGTTGAGCTTGCCGAATGCGCGCTCGAACCTCTCGGCCCTCTCGTCGTTGAGGTCGCCCGCATAGCCAATGTCGTGGTTCCCCGCGACGTTGATGACGCGCCGTACCCAAGCGGTCGACTCGTTGAAGGGCCCGCCTCCGAGCCTGCCCGCCAGGTCGTATTCCTCGGCCGGGTAGGCGGCGACGTCGTCCGGCACGCGCTCGGCGCCGCGGAACACGCGGTTCCAATACCGGCCAGCGCGGCGGTAGAACTCCTCGTTATTGATCCACTGGCTTCCCAGGAGGTCGCCCAGCACGGTGACGTGCGTCGGGCGCGACCACCAACGCACCGTGCGGTAGATGTGTGCGAGGTAGAGGTCGTTGCCGACCAAATCGATCCTCTTGCGCAGTGACTCGAGCGCATTGAAGGTGTCCTCAAAGACTATGTCGACCAGGTCATGGAAGCTCTGCCGGATGCGCTGTCGCAGCGAAGAGTGCCTCGATCGGAAGGTCGCATGTCGGAACAGACTCTTTGCGTGCGGGAAGACGCCCAGGTAGTCGGTCGGGATAGACGTGTCGCCTTCGAGCTGCGGGTCGCCGAGGGCAAGGAGACGgaacggcgccggcgggcggGAAGGGATAAATATAGTTGGGTGGTCGGCGGTGCCCGCGGCGGTGTGCCAGTGCACCTTGGCCGTCTCGACAAAGGCTGCGCGCCCGGTGTCGGCCGAGACAGAGGCGCTGCTCGGGTCGGGTGGCAGCGGGAATGCGCAGGTGTTGAAGACGGGATAGAGGTAGAGGTAGAGAGTCAGAGCGATCGACAGCGGGATCAGGTATCGCAGGACATTGCGGAGGATCGCGGTCGGGATCAGGCGAGTCATCTAGAAAACGGCATTTGGCGCTCGTTGCCTGCGCCTCTGAAAGACAATAAATATTATAAAAAACGtaaaaaaggaaaaatacaaagaaaaagaaggcaAGCGATTGACGATGCCGTTGGCGGTTTAATTATGGGCAAAGGCGGGAACTTTGGAACAGAATGCTTGTAGTTACTCCGTAGAGCACACTGAAAAGGGGGGCCCCTCTGCGCATCCGCACCCTGACGGCTTGGCGGGAAGCTGCAGTGGGCCAGGGGCGCCGAGGGTTAGGGTGTTGCTCCCTCTGCGGGCTTCATCCCTATCCACGGGCTCAATCCGGCCGCGACTTACCCTCAGCCGCAGCTCTGTGCTGGAGGGTAGGTCAACAAGGGGGAAACGTTGGCCATAACCGTACCAATCAGCCCGGTTCTGCCAATCTGTCTATCAACGATGAGCAGCGTCTCCCAGTCAATGTCGTTGCTAAGAGCATGCCATGTCTTGTAGGCTGTAGCATTCCCTGAATAAACGTGTATATATTCCTGTTATGCCGTCCTGAAGGTCCCCTGTCATATCCCGACCACCGAGCTAACGCATATCGAATCGAACCCCGCCACAAAACATTAGATGATCCAAATTGCTCAGGACAAAGATACCTTTGGGTATATCCGGTAAATCAGCCCAAAAGATTGCCAGAAATGTTACCTGCTGCTTCCAACTCGACGCCCAAACACCAACCCACCACCCCTCATGGCAAAAGTGCTAGAGACTGAATTATAGCTTTTTGTTTTAGCATGATTGCCCCAAAAACAAGCCGGTATTAGTTAGTCCCAGGCACATGTGGCCCAGCAGGTAAGCCTACACCGACACCAAAGCAGGCCCCCGTAGATATGATAAAATAGCACCCCTCCCCCAAAAAAGAGCATGCCGACATGGGAGATCGAGCTGCCTATGGCCCGCTCACGTTCCCGGACCCGTCGTGGAACAGTAGGAGAGGCCACTGCCCGGTGTGTGCGTTGGTCATCGCGTCCCCCTGTCCGACGTGGTCGACTACcgcgccggtgccggtgccggcatCACCAGGCCGCCCCGAGTTCAGTGTGAGCAGGGCGTTGGCGCTGTACCGCTCCTGGGTGTCCTGTATGGCATTTGTCCAGTCGTGCCACGGATTGGCGGGCGCCGCGGGATGCCCCATCAACGACGTCTGTGCGGGCCAGCTATCCGCCGTTTGGCCGGCGACGTGCTGCGTGGCTTGCGAGGCAAAGGCGACCAATGGGTTCTGTGCTGCGGCCGCCTGATCCATCGCGCCGGTGTGGTTGGGCCCTGCAGCGGCTGTTGCGGCAGACGCTGCCGCATATAAATACTGAGTCCCGTCGGCGGAATCGACTGTCCCGTTTCCGTTGTTGTTGAGAGCGGCTCCCCCGTTCGCTTGGTCACCGTAGCCGAGAGGCGGATAAGGAGCGGTCGAGCCCGCCACTCCGCCATCGTAATACGTGTTGCCGTTGGTCGTACCAGCGCTTCGCTGTTCGGAGGAGCCGACCGTTCCTACACTGGCCGGCAGCAGCGGATTGCCCGGGTCTTCTACTTGTTGCTTCGGTTTCGCCGATGTTGGATACGAATCTGGCTGCTTTTTGACAGAGGCTTCGCCAGCTGGGGAGCCCGGCTTGCGGCCCATGTCTTGCTCGATCCAGCTGATAGTTCGCTCGATGATGCCACTAATCTCGATGGCTAGACGATCGCCGATGCCTAGGCCAGTGTCAGTATACTAAGTGCAAAAGTAACTGGTGGGTGTGGCAAGAACTTACCCTGGAGCCTCCCGATTTCCCTAATGATGCCGAGCCAAAGCGACATATCCTCACGGAGAGCGGCAACCTCGACCGCCGTTGTCTCGAAACGTCGCTGCCAGTGCGCCACCAAGACCGAGAACATGGCGGCAATGTACACCGACTGCTGGTACCACGTTGTGTCCAGTGACTTGAGCTTGTACAGGGACCCAACCACCTTGAGCAGCTCTCGAGCGGCGTCCTCGCAGATCCTGGTGTTCTCGGCACAGATCTTGGGGTCGTCTGTCAGGCAAACGGAAGGGTGTCTTAGACAAAGGGTGAACTCCAGGCAGAAGGCCTGGGTATAGAGAGCAAAGACCCGATTGCCCGGTTGGCACTTCTCCACTCGGAGCTCGTCCGGGAGCTCGTCCAAGAGATTGCGCAGGGCCTCCTCGAGCTGGGTGACCACCTGGACGTACTTGCTCGGGTCGCGACGCACACTGTAAAGTTTGGAATACATCTCGATGAACAAGGGCGTGATCTTGAACCCCATCAGTCCCGCATGGTAGCTGCAGTGACCAATCTTGGACGGATCCAGAATGCCTTCCTCCCCGATGAATTCGTCGTCGATGGCGATCGGGAACTCGACGTCGAACTCTTCGACGGAAATGGGCATGGGCCGCCCGAGCCGTCCGTTCAGCGTGCACAGGATGGCCACGATGGCCCACCAGACCCTCTTGCGCACTTCGTTCTCGAGTGTCGTACCGCCGGCCGGTATCTCGGCGGCCCTGTGCAGATTCATCTCGATGGCCCTGCCGAAAGCGTAGCTCGAGACGGCCAAAGAGCACTCGGGCTTGGGGAAGTTGCGGGTATGCGAGGCGATCATGGCGAGGGCCTGGACGGCCGTCACCGACTGAGAGATGGCGAGATCGAAGAACTTGCTCAGGCTCCAGTGGTAATGCTTGTTAGAGAGGTCGTTGAGCTGGGCGTGCTTCTCGGGCTCCTCTCGGTTCCTGACGCCGTACTGAAAATAGATGGTGGCGAGGACCATGTGGACAATGACCAGCTCCGGCACCGTTGGTTTAAACGTCGGGTCGTCGTAGATGCGTGTTAACTGTCGGACATTAGCGCGGGGCACGACACGGCCGAAGGAGCTGGAAGCCTTACAAGCTGCATGAAGGAGGGCTTGTGCAGGATTGGGAGGAACGGGTGGATCATGAGGAAGTACCACTCGGCGTAACGGAATGCCTCCATCTTGGGGGGCAGTTCCACATTGGTCAGCGGAGGGTTGATGTTGAGGGCGGACTGGAGGTAAGCCATGACCGATTTGTTGTAGAGCGGCGACCCGATGGGCGTGCCGGGAGCGGGCTCGTCCATGTCAGGGGCGTCGAAACAGGTAATATCGATATTGGTCCCGAGGATGGACAGCGTCGTCCCCTTGATAGAACTCAGGGGTGCGCTGTCCGACGAGACGCCCAGGTAGCTGTCTTTCGGCCTGGACGCGAGGGTCGACCACGGCGGTTGGGCACTGCTGTTGTTTTGCGACTTTTTCTGGCTGTTCTTGACCCACACCAAGCCGACTTGCTGCCATTGCTCCTTGGAAGACGGGTCTTGAACCGGGTTGCCAAGGTGGTCGAAACTGACTCCCGGAGGGTAGGTGGTGGTATACCCCGGCCACTGCCACGGCCGTACTTCGACGCCGTGGTTCTCCAGCAGCTTCTCGAGCTCGCGGATGTGGACGAGCATGGCACCTTTCTCGCGTTCGAGCTGTTGCAGATAGCCCCTCCGCTCGGTGCGGCCAGTGACGCGGTCGGTGACATAACACTCGAGGTTTTGGGTGGCGCAATGCGAGCAACCTTCCGGGAGGGCGTCACAGCGAATCTTGCGGACCTACGCGGAGCAACAACAAAGTCAGTCTCGGGCGGGTGCTTGCAAACTTGGAATGGAATCGAGGCGCGCGACATGCTCACCTTGCATCGGTCGCATGCCTGCCCCGTGCGCGTGTACGACTGCAGTTTGCTCTTGACAACGTTGGAGAACTCCTCGGGCCTGCGCTCGAGACGCGCCAGCTTCACCTTGGGCGCAGGGGCCGCCGAGTCGGCTGACCCGTCGCCGGCGTCGCTAGGCCGCTTGGGCGGACGGGGTTGGGGCATGGTGTCTCGGCGACAGGGCAGCAGGACCCGGTGCGCTTCCAGCTTTCTGGCGATGTCGTGCCGCGCCAACACGGGCGGCAGGGCTTGAAGAGAGAAGAGAGCCTTGAACTGCAGTCGTGGCGACGATTCAACGCACGATGCAAAAGCGCTTGGAAGCCACCGCTGCCCCCGTGCTTGACCGGGTCAAGGATCCGGTGTTAAACGGAACGGAGGTTGCCGATGTTCGATGAACGGGGGGAGATGATTGCCGGCCCCAGATCCAGATGTTCAGGGGCGATTGAATCCGCCCGATTCAATGCAGCAATGCAGCGCGTCTCCAGAGGGTCGGGATTTCCTCCCAGGTCCGACAAGGTTTAAGCTCGGCGCGGCATCGGCAGCACACAGTGTGATTAGCAGATGCCTGAAACGATTCATATGCAGAGTACCCTTGCGTTGCTGGGGTTGGCACCACCGCTCTCAGGGCGTGTTCACAAGGCGGGCTCACGACGATGTATGTGCACATATATTTTGTTACGTACCTAATACGGTCCAAGTGAAAGGACACTCTTATTCAACTTCAGTTGGTGGTCAATTCTCCATGATCGATGGCCTTGGGTGGGTACGAATTGGAGAAAAGGTTAAGGTAGGCCCACAAGCGGCCAGCTCCACCACTCCTGCAGCTGCGAACCCCACCATTGCAGGCAGGGCTGGCAGCGGCCAACCCCGCGCTGCCCCTCCAACCGGGCACTGGACAAGTCTTGCAAATGTCAGGCTTATTATTATCGGACGATCTTGTCGGCTTCCGCGGCTGCTAGGCTTGACGCCGCGATCTATTTACTGTAGATCCTTCTTTACGGCCGCATACGACGAGCATAACGCCCAGGCCACGACTCTTTGGAAACAGGACAACTGCAGATATGGCTCTCGAAAAGCTCGAGCTGGAACACGTTCCCTCGAGCTGCCAGATCTATGCCGCCTTCTTTCGTGACGTGTCAAATGCCGACTTCCTTCACGCGCAACTCCTCTCTCGGAACAGCGAATTCAAGTACGCCTTTATTGATGCCTCGTCGGTCATTTCCCGGCTACACCTCCTCTCGGCCATCTACAGCGCCGTCAACGTCTTGCTGGACGGGTCACTACGAACACCCAATGTTCACTCGGAGATTGTGGTATCGTTCAATGCCAACAATAACGTACTTCGCTCTGTTCCGCGcccgagtgcctcgatttatGCTGACCTAGCCCCAGATCGCAGACGCTTATCGGAGATGGGGTATCACTCCTGGCAAGACAAAAGACCTGATTGTGGTCAAGGTCGTGCCACCGTCGAATGCACAAGATGGAGACTCGGCACCAATACAAACGCAACAGGCCATCTGGGATCACTTGAGTCAGCATGTCCACGGAAAGCCGACACCTTTAACAGATGCCGAGCTTGCTCAAACTACCGATTGGCCCAAGGTGCGCAAGTATTACCGTCTCAACGGCGTC encodes:
- a CDS encoding uncharacterized protein (Contains conserved domains Zn_clus[pfam00172], Fungal Zn(2)-Cys(6) binuclear cluster domain and Fungal_trans[pfam04082], Fungal specific transcription factor domain.), translated to MPQPRPPKRPSDAGDGSADSAAPAPKVKLARLERRPEEFSNVVKSKLQSYTRTGQACDRCKVRKIRCDALPEGCSHCATQNLECYVTDRVTGRTERRGYLQQLEREKGAMLVHIRELEKLLENHGVEVRPWQWPGYTTTYPPGVSFDHLGNPVQDPSSKEQWQQVGLVWVKNSQKKSQNNSSAQPPWSTLASRPKDSYLGVSSDSAPLSSIKGTTLSILGTNIDITCFDAPDMDEPAPGTPIGSPLYNKSVMAYLQSALNINPPLTNVELPPKMEAFRYAEWYFLMIHPFLPILHKPSFMQLLTRIYDDPTFKPTVPELVIVHMVLATIYFQYGVRNREEPEKHAQLNDLSNKHYHWSLSKFFDLAISQSVTAVQALAMIASHTRNFPKPECSLAVSSYAFGRAIEMNLHRAAEIPAGGTTLENEVRKRVWWAIVAILCTLNGRLGRPMPISVEEFDVEFPIAIDDEFIGEEGILDPSKIGHCSYHAGLMGFKITPLFIEMYSKLYSVRRDPSKYVQVVTQLEEALRNLLDELPDELRVEKCQPGNRVFALYTQAFCLEFTLCLRHPSVCLTDDPKICAENTRICEDAARELLKVVGSLYKLKSLDTTWYQQSVYIAAMFSVLVAHWQRRFETTAVEVAALREDMSLWLGIIREIGRLQGIGDRLAIEISGIIERTISWIEQDMGRKPGSPAGEASVKKQPDSYPTSAKPKQQVEDPGNPLLPASVGTVGSSEQRSAGTTNGNTYYDGGVAGSTAPYPPLGYGDQANGGAALNNNGNGTVDSADGTQYLYAAASAATAAAGPNHTGAMDQAAAAQNPLVAFASQATQHVAGQTADSWPAQTSLMGHPAAPANPWHDWTNAIQDTQERYSANALLTLNSGRPGDAGTGTGAVVDHVGQGDAMTNAHTGQWPLLLFHDGSGNVSGP